The Sorghum bicolor cultivar BTx623 chromosome 6, Sorghum_bicolor_NCBIv3, whole genome shotgun sequence genome contains the following window.
TATTTATGACGTGTCTGATGACATTTGGTTTTGTTTCGGGGGGGTTACCTAAGTTCAACGCTGGCATATGCCTGGGGACTTGGTACAACAAAAAACCAGAGAAGATGCACCACGCACATACAGTTCTTGGCTAAAAAGTGACAATTTTTTGCCCTAGTTTTGACCTAACATGCAGAAAGCGGGCAAAAATTATTAGTGAATTTAAATAACTGATGACACGGGTATTCTTCAAAAGCAAAAATAGAGTAGCTCTTTCAGGAACAGAATTCCATTATATTGTTAACCAATGGACGCAGCTGAATTGCTGGCCAAAACTGGCCACCTGCAGGTTTTGCACACCAATAGGCACGCCACTAATGTTTCTACTTGACTCTGTCCACTACTATCTCTGAAACTGTCTTTTTCCCTCTGATGAGAGTTGCTAACCTAACTACTTACGTATGCATACATCATGCGTGCAGCATATGTATCAATGTCAAAATAATATCAGTTGATACATATActcctctaataataaaaattcCCCTCGTTTTCTGCTAAAAAAATGGGGATCTAAAGCGGCATAGTTTCGCAGCATATGCCGGCCCCCAAAATACAAATAAGACTTTACAGCTAGAGACGAGGACGACAAGAAGGCACAGGCACTAACTGTTGGACTCTCTCTTCGGTCGACAGAGATATTTTGACCTCATTGACAACGTAACCTTAGTTAACTAGGACTACTATACGCACCTGCACACTGTATCTATATTAGATGAACATGTATTTATATACGCTATATATATGTGCTAGTATATGTCATCTATGTTGGAGGAAATGGAAACAGACATGTAAAGCTGAATGCAACTCAGTTGGAACAAGCTGAAACATGCATTCTAGAAGCTATGTCTGAGGGAGTTCTTGCGAAGACATGCAGGCGAAGTAACCAAAGATCTATCAACAATATAGCTGTACAGGACACTATGTACAGCTTGCTGGATAAATTATTTTAAGAACAGACATGGTTCTGCCTGTGATTGTTATGTTAGCTTAGTTTGTTTACTCAGGAAAGATTCACTCGGCTTGTCTGAAACTTTCAGTCCAATGGCAGCTCAAAAAAGTCCTAGTTTAAGCGTACTGTCAGACTGTTACCTTAGTATTCAGTACTAACTTTTCTTGGATCTTTTTCTTGCAAGTACATGTTTGCAGGACAGGAGGTCATCGTTGTCTTCGTCACTATAGTATTGTATAATTGATCCTTTCTACTTATCTGCAAATTAATACTGGTATTCTGAAATTGCTGTATACGTCGCTGGCACCTGAAGCTGCTGCCCTGGTTCTGAATGTAGACAGCATTATGCCGGACTACCGGATGCTTGTTAAAGGTGTGATTGAGCATTATTATAACAAAAGGTTGCCTTTGCTGAGGATGTATACTTCTTAGTTCTCAACCTTGTAGACTTGTTGTTATTGCAGTGATTCGTGTCTCTATTGATTAGCCATACGGAATAGTAACAAAAGCATAGGGCACCATGCAAGAACAAAATGCTGCTAATACTATTACTGGATGGTGACTACTTTTCAACTAATCAGCGTCAGCATCAGTATCAGCATCGGCAGCAGCCAAATTTCAACTAAACAAACAGGTGCGAGATTCTAGACCTCATTGATCCCAACACAGATGCAAAAGCGTACTGCAATCAAACTGAAGAAGGCAGTGCACCACAGCTGTGGCTGGAGCTCCTACCCTAGCTGCTCCAACGGCTGAGCCCCCAGAATCCACAGGTGATACAACCCATGGCAGTTGTGCACAGCCTTCTCCGTGTCTCACCTATGCAGACAGGAACAAAAGCACAATAACACGGTGACACAACCAAAGCTCTCCTCCTCTGTCTCTTGCTCACTACAGCAACCACTGTGCCAGTATAAATACCCGGCAATGAAACCGCTCGCATGTCTCGTCGCCGTGTAAACTGAAGAAAGCACGAGAGCTAGCTCCGATCCATCGATGGCGCCTACCAGCAGCACAGAGCATGCACACGTAAAGCACATCACGCTGCACCAGTTCctgaagcagcagcagctgctgcagcaCCGGCTGAAGCCAACCGTGATGTGGGGCTGGccagcgacggcggcggccaccATCGGCCGCCACGTGCCCGACGATGTCGtcgcggacgacgacgacgctctCGGCGGGTCGTGGCCGCCGCGCTCGTACACGTGCGCGTTCTGCCGCCGCGAGTTCAAGTCCGCGCAGGCACTGGGCGGCCACATGAACGTGCACCGCCGGGACCGCGCCAGGATGCGCGGCGGCCACCATCATGGCGGCAGCGCCGCGGCGAAGCTGCAGCTCGGAGGCGCCGCGACGTCGCTGGCCGGCACGGACGAGACGCCCCACGGCGCAACGGCCGCGGCGAAGTACGCGGTGCTGTACCCGATACTGAACTCCAATGCCGCCGGCGCGGTCCTCATTCCCAGCGGCGACGTCCTGCTCTCCGGGCCGGTGGCGCTGGCGCCCGCGCACGACCGGTGCCACGTGAgcgatgatgacgacgaggaggaagaCAAGGACGTCGACCTGGAGCTGCGCCTCTGGTGGCCGTGATCGAGACATCATGGAgagctgattttttttttggttgtcTTCGTGATGATGCATGTGTGATTTTTTAGCTGTCTCTTTCATAATTATTTCTCATCGAATAATTAATGGCATGAGATTTGCGAGCTGCCATTGATTGGAAACGAATGCCCAGCGTTTTAGCACAGGGTGTAAGAGGACAAACAGTCCTCCGAATGGTGGAGACAGGAGGAAAGAGAGGCTGGAGTTTAAATATATACCAGTCAAACATAAAAGGGCCCTGGTTGCCTCGATTTAATCAGAGATTTTATTTACATAATATAGGAGTAGTCATCAACAAGCTGGTGTGGTTGCATATTTTTCCGACAGTTTTGAGGCCGCAGCGAGGATGCCGAGCTGCCAACTATGAAGTCTAGAAGCCCAATAAGTCAGCGTATACCTTGAATTGTTTAGTGTTCATGTAACTTAGAAACGGAATTTATATGTATTTATATGTAATAGCtgtatatttttatttcatttcacTTCGTGGTGTCAGGGGCGGCACACCCTTCGTGACTCAAATAACCTATCCTCGAAGGTCTACCGTACCTGCCTCACTGGGCACGTCACGAAGCAGCTGATGGGCCCGACCTTGCCGGAGGGTCACTGAAGGCGGAGAAGGAGCTGCTGCGGCTGAATCTGCATGAGAAGGCTTGGCCGCCCCGCCATGGCACGGCTGTCCTCCTCGGGGGTGCCCCCAAGCTCCTGTCATGGTTCCGGCTGTGAGTTCTCCTCCTTCCCCGCCTCCCGGCTGATGGCGCCGGGTCCTGTTCTTCAGCTGCCAGGGCtctcctttttccctggcattaGCATTCAATCTGAAGTTTGGAATCGTCTTTCCAAGCCCATCTCCCGACCTGTTGTTGATTCGCTTTCCTTTGCGTTGGTCGTTTTCTTTGGGAGGTGTTCTTTCAAGCTTTCACCGGATTTTGTCGGTTGCATCCTGCAAGCCACCATTGGTGGCTCGCATGAGCACTTTCGGGTGCTTGAGCTCAGTGATCGCTGTTTCAAGTTCTTTGTTTCGGAGCGTTCAGTTGGATTCTTCATTCATAATCTCCGATGCTTCTCATGTGATCAATATGTCCTCTTCTTCCACCTTTGGGGCAATGGTGGACCGAACTGGAGAAGCGAGCTTCGAGcgttcatggcggaggaggagaagtCGTGGTCCTTGGTCCGCAGCACAGCACCCAAGAAAACCTTTGCTGACGCTGTCAGATCCCCCCCTC
Protein-coding sequences here:
- the LOC8071079 gene encoding uncharacterized protein LOC8071079, whose protein sequence is MAPTSSTEHAHVKHITLHQFLKQQQLLQHRLKPTVMWGWPATAAATIGRHVPDDVVADDDDALGGSWPPRSYTCAFCRREFKSAQALGGHMNVHRRDRARMRGGHHHGGSAAAKLQLGGAATSLAGTDETPHGATAAAKYAVLYPILNSNAAGAVLIPSGDVLLSGPVALAPAHDRCHVSDDDDEEEDKDVDLELRLWWP